The Natator depressus isolate rNatDep1 chromosome 11, rNatDep2.hap1, whole genome shotgun sequence genome includes a window with the following:
- the RNF25 gene encoding E3 ubiquitin-protein ligase RNF25 isoform X2, with product MAAASEREEEEAAAAMADWALPSEVEVLESIYLDELQVSRGNGRSAPWEICITLHPATAEDQDSQYVCFTLVLSVPPQYPNEVPKISIRNPRGLSDEQIQKISQTLGQVAGAGLGTAVLYELIEEREAFTKTQCYHYFHSHCLARYAQHMEEEIHVQQEEREQHLAPPSKQGVGVQCPVCRETLIYDLSALRAAPPPQHPVEPYRPDAKALQTREELQIIYQRQQQKGGIIDPEAERNRYFITLQAPPVAADPGHGAAAELLTPENAIAATGQLCQPPAPERAAEPASHPRALAMGREPGQLAKVSVPLEHQSKRERHRGERPGFQGQGRQPYSDPQAAATETYRLLRGSGGPGGFNWRPDRREDRSQRPSVGYSQEFPKPHGRGRVATFVGRKESGPDGILPGKGALDLKEEHPTVGSWTPEQGAETQSREKENRALNQRDPRSPTSWQGHHRTWDCGRWEKSRGRERGFYPRVPQGRGAFMPSARRDPHGQVKEDGS from the exons GGCTTTGCCATCAGAAGTGGAGGTCTTGGAGTCCATATACCTGGATGAGCTGCAGGTGTCTCGAGGAAATGGCAG GTCAGCGCCCTGGGAAATCTGCATTACCCTGCACCCTGCGACCGCGGAGGATCAGGACTCTCAGTACGTCTGCTTCACACTTGTGCTCTCTGTGCCCCCACAG TATCCCAATGAAGTGCCGAAAATCTCGATCCGGAATCCGCGGGGGCTGTCGGATGAGCAGATCCAGAA GATTTCCCAGACCTTGGGACAAGTTGCGGGGGCTGGGCTCGGGACAGCCGTGCTGTATGAACTGATTGAG GAGAGAGAAGCGTTCACAAAGACTCAGTGCTATCACTACTTCCACTCTCACTGCCTGGCTCGCTACGCCCAGCACATGGAGGAAGAAATTCACGtgcagcaggaagagagagagcagcacCTGGCACCTCCTTCCAAGCAG GGAGTCGGAGTGCAGTGCCCCGTCTGCCGGGAAACACTAATCTACGACCTCTCCGCTCTGCGGGCAGCGCCCCCCCCTCAGCACCCGGTG gagCCGTACAGGCCTGATGCAAAGGCGCTACAGACCCGAGAGGAACTGCAGATAATCTACCAAAGGCAGCAACAGAAGGGCGGGATCATTGACCCCGAGGCAGAGAGAAACCGCTACTTCATCACCCTCCAGGCG CCTCCAGTGGCTGCTGATCCTGGCCACGGAGCCGCCGCTGAGCTGCTGACTCCTGAAAATGCCATCGCTGCCACTGGGCAGCTCTGCCAACCACCGGCCCCAGAACGTGCTGCGGAGCCTGCCAGCCATCCCCGAGCTCTAGCTATGGGGAGAGAACCCGGGCAGCTGGCAAAAGTGTCTGTCCCCCTGGAGCaccagagcaagagagagaggcaCCGAGGGGAGAGGCCGGGATTccaaggccagggcaggcagccgTACAGCGACCCACAAGCAGCAGCTACGGAAACTTACCGCCTTCTCCGTGGCTCTGGGGGACCCGGCGGTTTCAACTGGAGACCCGACCGGAGGGAGGACAGGAGCCAGAGACCCAGTGTGGGATACAGCCAGGAGTTCCCTAAGCCGCACGGCAGAGGCAGAGTGGCTACCTTTGTTGGTAGGAAAGAGTCAGGCCCTGATGGCATCTTGCCGGGGAAAGGGGCATTGGACTTGAAAGAGGAGCATCCCACTGTGGGGAGTTGGACGccggagcagggagctgagaccCAGAGCAGGGAGAAGGAAAACCGGGCACTAAACCAGCGTGACCCCAGGAGCCCCACCAGCTGGCAGGGCCATCACAGGACCTGGGACTGTGGGAGATGGGAGAAATCCCGGGGCAGGGAGCGTGGTTTCTATCCCAGGGTGCCACAGGGGCGAGGGGCATTCATGCCCAGTGCAAGGAGAGACCCCCATGGCCAAGTGAAGGAGGATGGCTCctag
- the RNF25 gene encoding E3 ubiquitin-protein ligase RNF25 isoform X1 gives MAAASEREEEEAAAAMADWALPSEVEVLESIYLDELQVSRGNGRSAPWEICITLHPATAEDQDSQYVCFTLVLSVPPQYPNEVPKISIRNPRGLSDEQIQKISQTLGQVAGAGLGTAVLYELIEKGKEILTDNNIPHGQCVICLYGFQEREAFTKTQCYHYFHSHCLARYAQHMEEEIHVQQEEREQHLAPPSKQGVGVQCPVCRETLIYDLSALRAAPPPQHPVEPYRPDAKALQTREELQIIYQRQQQKGGIIDPEAERNRYFITLQAPPVAADPGHGAAAELLTPENAIAATGQLCQPPAPERAAEPASHPRALAMGREPGQLAKVSVPLEHQSKRERHRGERPGFQGQGRQPYSDPQAAATETYRLLRGSGGPGGFNWRPDRREDRSQRPSVGYSQEFPKPHGRGRVATFVGRKESGPDGILPGKGALDLKEEHPTVGSWTPEQGAETQSREKENRALNQRDPRSPTSWQGHHRTWDCGRWEKSRGRERGFYPRVPQGRGAFMPSARRDPHGQVKEDGS, from the exons GGCTTTGCCATCAGAAGTGGAGGTCTTGGAGTCCATATACCTGGATGAGCTGCAGGTGTCTCGAGGAAATGGCAG GTCAGCGCCCTGGGAAATCTGCATTACCCTGCACCCTGCGACCGCGGAGGATCAGGACTCTCAGTACGTCTGCTTCACACTTGTGCTCTCTGTGCCCCCACAG TATCCCAATGAAGTGCCGAAAATCTCGATCCGGAATCCGCGGGGGCTGTCGGATGAGCAGATCCAGAA GATTTCCCAGACCTTGGGACAAGTTGCGGGGGCTGGGCTCGGGACAGCCGTGCTGTATGAACTGATTGAG AAAGGGAAGGAAATTCTCACTGACAACAACATTCCTCATGGCCAGTGCGTGATCTGTCTCTATGGCTTCCAG GAGAGAGAAGCGTTCACAAAGACTCAGTGCTATCACTACTTCCACTCTCACTGCCTGGCTCGCTACGCCCAGCACATGGAGGAAGAAATTCACGtgcagcaggaagagagagagcagcacCTGGCACCTCCTTCCAAGCAG GGAGTCGGAGTGCAGTGCCCCGTCTGCCGGGAAACACTAATCTACGACCTCTCCGCTCTGCGGGCAGCGCCCCCCCCTCAGCACCCGGTG gagCCGTACAGGCCTGATGCAAAGGCGCTACAGACCCGAGAGGAACTGCAGATAATCTACCAAAGGCAGCAACAGAAGGGCGGGATCATTGACCCCGAGGCAGAGAGAAACCGCTACTTCATCACCCTCCAGGCG CCTCCAGTGGCTGCTGATCCTGGCCACGGAGCCGCCGCTGAGCTGCTGACTCCTGAAAATGCCATCGCTGCCACTGGGCAGCTCTGCCAACCACCGGCCCCAGAACGTGCTGCGGAGCCTGCCAGCCATCCCCGAGCTCTAGCTATGGGGAGAGAACCCGGGCAGCTGGCAAAAGTGTCTGTCCCCCTGGAGCaccagagcaagagagagaggcaCCGAGGGGAGAGGCCGGGATTccaaggccagggcaggcagccgTACAGCGACCCACAAGCAGCAGCTACGGAAACTTACCGCCTTCTCCGTGGCTCTGGGGGACCCGGCGGTTTCAACTGGAGACCCGACCGGAGGGAGGACAGGAGCCAGAGACCCAGTGTGGGATACAGCCAGGAGTTCCCTAAGCCGCACGGCAGAGGCAGAGTGGCTACCTTTGTTGGTAGGAAAGAGTCAGGCCCTGATGGCATCTTGCCGGGGAAAGGGGCATTGGACTTGAAAGAGGAGCATCCCACTGTGGGGAGTTGGACGccggagcagggagctgagaccCAGAGCAGGGAGAAGGAAAACCGGGCACTAAACCAGCGTGACCCCAGGAGCCCCACCAGCTGGCAGGGCCATCACAGGACCTGGGACTGTGGGAGATGGGAGAAATCCCGGGGCAGGGAGCGTGGTTTCTATCCCAGGGTGCCACAGGGGCGAGGGGCATTCATGCCCAGTGCAAGGAGAGACCCCCATGGCCAAGTGAAGGAGGATGGCTCctag
- the BCS1L gene encoding mitochondrial chaperone BCS1 has protein sequence MPFSDFVLALKDNPYFGAGFGLVGVGTALALARKGAQFGAVAFRRHYMITLEVPSKDKSYQWLLSWISHYAKHTQHLSVETSYLQHESGRISTKFDFIPSPGNHFIWYRRKWIRIERNREKQMIDLHTGTPWESVTFTALGTNREIFFNILQEARELALRQQEGKTVMYTAMGAEWRPFGFPRRRRPLASVVLEKGISEKIVQDVKEFIDNPKWYTERGIPYRRGYLLYGPPGCGKSSFITALAGELEYGICLLSLSDHSLSDDRLNHLLSVAPQQSIILLEDVDAAFVSRDLAAENPTAYQGMGRLTFSGLLNALDGVASTEARIVFMTTNHADRLDPALVRPGRVDLKQYVGPCSRWQISHMFQRFYPDQPVAAGEKFAEQALRVSQQISAAQVQGHFMLYKADPAGAIENVQSISL, from the exons ATGCCTTTTTCTGACTTTGTCTTAGCGCTGAAGGACAATCCCTACTTCGGGGCTGGCTTTGGCCTGGTAGGGGTGGGCACAGCTCTGGCTTTGGCCCGGAAGGGGGCCCAGTTTGGGGCGGTTGCTTTTCGCCGGCACTACATGATCACCTTGGAGGTGCCCAGCAAGGACAAGAGCTACCAGTGGCTGCTGAGTTGGATCTCGCACTACGCCAAGCACACTCAGCACCTGAGCGTGGAGACCTCGTACCTGCAACACGAGAGTGGGCGCATCAGCACCAAGTTCGACTTTATCCCCAGCCCAGGGAACCACTTCATCTG gTATCGGAGGAAGTGGATCCGCATCGAGCGGAACCGAGAGAAGCAAATGATCGACCTGCACACGGGAACCCCCTGGGAGTCAGTGACGTTCACAGCCCTGGGCACCAACCGGGAGATCTTCTTCAACATCCTCCAGGAAG CCAGGGAATTGGCTCTgaggcagcaggaagggaagacagTCATGTATACGGCCATGGGTGCCGAATGGCGGCCGTTTGGGTTCCCGCGCCGCCGTCGGCCACTTGCCTCTGTGGTGCTGGAGAAGGGGATCTCGGAGAAGATCGTGCAGGACGTAAAGGAGTTCATCGATAACCCCAAGTGGTACACTGAGAGAG GAATCCCGTACAGGAGGGGATATTTGCTTTACGGGCCCCCGGGCTGTGGGAAAAGCAGCTTCAT CACGGCCCTGGCTGGCGAGCTGGAGTACGGCATCTGCTTGCTGAGCCTGAGCGACCACAGCCTCTCCGACGACCGCCTCAACCACCTCCTCAGTGTGGCGCCGCAGCAGAGCATCATCCTCCTGGAGGACGTGGACGCGGCCTTCGTCAGCCGGGACCTTGCTGCGGAGA ACCCAACTGCCTACCAGGGCATGGGACGGCTGACCTTCAGCGGCCTCCTCAACGCGCTGGACGGCGTCGCCTCCACGGAGGCCCGGATTGTCTTCATGACCACCAACCACGCTGACAG GTTGGACCCAGCCCTGGTTCGCCCTGGCCGGGTGGATCTGAAGCAGTACGTGGGACCCTGCTCCCGCTGGCAGATTTCCCACATGTTCCAGCGCTTCTACCCAGACCAGCCCGTGGCTGCCGGCGAAAAGTTTGCAGAGCAGGCCCTGCGCGTCTCCCAGCAGATCAGCGCCGCGCAGGTGCAGGGCCACTTCATGCTGTATAAAGCAGACCCAGCGGGGGCCATTGAAAACGTGCAGTCGATTTCACTGTGA